Sequence from the Thioclava sp. GXIMD4216 genome:
TTGGATGCTCATATGGTTGATCGCATCGGTAAAGACCATGTCACGCTGCGAACAGAGCGCCGAGATCGTGCCCAGATTGGCGGAATAGCCGGAGGGGAACACGATGGAATCCTCGGTGCCCTTCAGCAGCGACAGTTTCGTTTCCAGCTCTTTATGCAGGATATTCGACCCGCCAATCAGGCGGCAGCCGGTATTGGTCGCCCCATAGCGGGTTGCGGCATCGCGGATGGCCTCGAGCACCCGCGGGTCATTGGCCAGCCCGAGATAGTTGTTCGAAGCGAACATCAGGAATTCGCGGGGGCGGCCCGCCACCTCGTCAAAAATCACCGCGCGGTTCTGGCAGGGGGTCTCCAGCGGCATTCCGTACCAGTAATAGCCCTGCGCCCGCTGGGCCTGATAGAAGGCGCTGAATTCCCTGGCCTTATGGAACAGGTCACGGCTGGGCAGGTCGGCAAAATCGCGCATGGTGCGGGTGTCTTGCGGCGCAACGGGGCGCACGTCCTCGGTAGGGGCGTCCTGCGCGGCATTGAGCAGGGTGTCGACCAGATCCGCCGCCCCGCTCTGGGCCGGTTGCGCCGCCAATTCGGGCAGGGGCGCAGCGCCAAGCCGCTCCAGCAGCTGGCGGGTGAGATCACGGATCGAACGGATCCCGTCCAGACTGCCCCCTGCACAGTTGCACCGGCCCATCAGATCGGAATGGATCTCCAGCAGGACGATGCTGTCAATGCCCAGATCGGCCTCGAATTCGGCCTCGGGCGAAAGCTGTTCGGGGCTGTAGCCGGTATGGTGCTGCACGACCGTAAGGGTCAGCGCGAGCGCGGTTTCGTCACGCGAAAGGTCCAGGGTGGTCTGGTCGTCGCTCATCTCATCTCTCCTGTTGGGGGCGTCCGCAGGACGTGTCAGGCCACGCCCGGTGTCATCAACTCGGTGGTCATGCGGGCAATCGCGCGGATATCGGCAAAGTTTTCCGGCACGATTTTCGTCAGCGGCACCTGAATGTCGAACTGCGCCTGAAGCAGCTCGATCAGGTCGAAGAAGGCGCTGGAATCGAGAATGTTCAGCTCCAGCAGCGGCGTGTCGGGCGTCAGCGCCTGATCTTGGCCAAGGCCGTAATTCTCTTCGATAATCTCAAGGATCTGTTGTTCCATAATCGGGTCCAGTCTTCAGGGTCAGGGTTTTTCGCCGATCAGCAGGACACGCGGTCCCGCCAGCGATGCGGCACGCACGTTCACAAAGCCCGCCGCGCGGAAACGTTCGAGATATTGCCCCGTCGTGCTTTCGATGCCGCCATCGCAGGAGACGAGCATATTGATCGACAACAGCGCGACAAAGGCGGGGCCGGACAGGTCATCATCAAGCGGTGTCTCGCTGGCGATGAAGGTGGCTTTGGGGGGCAGGGCTGCAAAGAGGTTGGACAGGATCGTGGCTTGGGTCTCGGCGCTGTAATCATGC
This genomic interval carries:
- a CDS encoding acyl carrier protein encodes the protein MEQQILEIIEENYGLGQDQALTPDTPLLELNILDSSAFFDLIELLQAQFDIQVPLTKIVPENFADIRAIARMTTELMTPGVA
- a CDS encoding aminotransferase class I/II-fold pyridoxal phosphate-dependent enzyme; its protein translation is MSDDQTTLDLSRDETALALTLTVVQHHTGYSPEQLSPEAEFEADLGIDSIVLLEIHSDLMGRCNCAGGSLDGIRSIRDLTRQLLERLGAAPLPELAAQPAQSGAADLVDTLLNAAQDAPTEDVRPVAPQDTRTMRDFADLPSRDLFHKAREFSAFYQAQRAQGYYWYGMPLETPCQNRAVIFDEVAGRPREFLMFASNNYLGLANDPRVLEAIRDAATRYGATNTGCRLIGGSNILHKELETKLSLLKGTEDSIVFPSGYSANLGTISALCSQRDMVFTDAINHMSIQDGCKLSGASRKIYQHSIASLERTLERSADAEGGRLIVTDGVFSMHGDIVDLPRLVELARKYDAKVLVDDAHSTGVLGKTGSGTSEHFGMKGQVDLELGTFSKTLAGVGGFVAARAEVVEYLRFYANSYVFAATIPAHVAAGLIMSIELMMTEPQRLATLWRNIDHLKSRLLRAGFDLGETQSAILPVVIGDDRKTLELGRAVRSRGMFCQTVVFPGVAVGDARLRISVTSEHTLEDLDLAAQILIESAKEVGIEVDD